In Geotalea uraniireducens, one genomic interval encodes:
- a CDS encoding CoB--CoM heterodisulfide reductase iron-sulfur subunit A family protein, whose translation MSRIGVFVCHCGENISRTVDVEKVAAEAARLPGVAYATDYKYMCSDPGQSLLKKAVAEQQLDGVVVAACSPRMHEKTFRAAAKAAGLNPFLCEMANIREHCSWVHENREEATAKASDIVAMMVARVKKDRKLVPITVPVTKRALVIGGGIAGIQAALDIADAGHQVVLVEREPSIGGHMAQLSETFPTLDCSQCIMTPKMVDVANHPNITLHTYAEIENVDGYIGNFQVTVRKKARSVIEEKCTGCGICSAKCPQKKIPNTFDRQLGTRPAIYVPFPQAVPNTPVIDRENCTWFKSGKCGVCQKVCGPGAIDYDQQDQLLVEPVGAIVVATGFELYSIAEKPKGSPIKGYGEFGHGKIPDVIDGLTFERLASASGPTGGKIVRPSDGREPKEVVFIQCVGSRAREKGISYCSKICCMYTAKHTMLYKHKVHDGQAYVFFMDARTPGKNYDEFWRRAVEEEEAVYIRGMVSRLYQKGDKVVVMGSDIAVGVQVEIEADLVVLATAVQPRPGADTLAQKLGISYDKYHFYSEAHAKLKPVECATAGIYLAGACQGPKDIPDTVSQASAAAAKVMTLFAKNELEREPIVAKVNEKNCVACLACKKVCPYGAVEEKELRDRQGNLIRVVAYVNPGVCGGCGTCQATCPSKSVELDGYTDEQIMAMIESL comes from the coding sequence ATGTCTCGAATCGGCGTGTTCGTCTGTCACTGCGGTGAAAACATCTCCCGCACCGTAGACGTGGAAAAGGTCGCGGCCGAGGCGGCCCGGCTCCCCGGCGTTGCCTATGCCACCGATTACAAGTACATGTGCTCCGATCCCGGCCAGAGCCTGCTCAAGAAAGCGGTGGCCGAACAGCAGCTGGACGGTGTCGTCGTCGCCGCCTGTTCTCCCCGGATGCATGAAAAGACGTTCCGCGCCGCCGCCAAGGCTGCCGGGCTCAACCCGTTCCTCTGCGAGATGGCCAACATCCGCGAACACTGTTCCTGGGTCCACGAGAACCGGGAGGAGGCGACAGCCAAGGCAAGCGACATCGTGGCGATGATGGTGGCCCGGGTGAAGAAGGACCGGAAGCTCGTGCCGATCACCGTCCCGGTCACCAAGCGGGCGCTGGTCATCGGCGGCGGCATCGCCGGCATCCAGGCCGCCCTCGACATCGCCGACGCCGGCCACCAGGTAGTGCTGGTCGAGCGGGAGCCGTCCATCGGCGGCCACATGGCCCAGCTTTCCGAAACCTTTCCGACCCTCGACTGCTCCCAGTGCATCATGACCCCCAAGATGGTCGATGTCGCCAACCACCCGAACATCACCCTCCACACCTACGCGGAAATCGAGAACGTCGACGGCTACATCGGCAATTTCCAGGTTACCGTCCGGAAGAAGGCGCGGAGTGTCATCGAGGAGAAGTGCACCGGTTGCGGCATCTGCTCCGCCAAATGTCCGCAGAAAAAGATTCCGAACACGTTCGACCGGCAGCTCGGCACCCGCCCGGCCATCTATGTCCCGTTCCCCCAGGCGGTGCCGAACACCCCGGTGATCGACCGGGAAAACTGCACCTGGTTCAAAAGCGGCAAGTGTGGTGTCTGCCAGAAGGTCTGCGGCCCCGGCGCCATCGACTATGATCAGCAGGACCAACTGCTCGTCGAGCCGGTCGGCGCAATCGTCGTCGCCACCGGTTTCGAGCTCTACTCCATCGCCGAAAAGCCCAAAGGCTCGCCGATCAAGGGTTACGGCGAATTCGGCCACGGCAAGATTCCCGACGTCATCGATGGCCTCACCTTCGAACGGCTCGCTTCCGCCTCCGGCCCCACCGGCGGCAAGATCGTCCGCCCCTCCGACGGCCGGGAACCGAAAGAGGTGGTCTTCATCCAGTGCGTCGGCTCCCGCGCCCGGGAAAAGGGGATCTCCTACTGTTCCAAGATCTGCTGCATGTACACTGCCAAGCACACCATGCTCTACAAGCACAAGGTCCACGACGGCCAGGCCTACGTCTTCTTCATGGACGCCCGGACCCCCGGCAAGAATTATGACGAGTTCTGGCGGCGGGCGGTCGAGGAAGAGGAGGCGGTCTACATCCGCGGCATGGTTTCCCGCCTCTACCAGAAAGGGGACAAGGTGGTGGTGATGGGGAGCGACATTGCCGTCGGCGTCCAGGTAGAGATCGAGGCGGACCTGGTGGTCCTGGCCACCGCCGTCCAGCCGCGGCCGGGGGCCGACACCCTGGCACAGAAGCTCGGTATTTCCTATGACAAGTACCACTTCTACAGCGAGGCCCACGCCAAGCTCAAGCCGGTAGAGTGCGCCACGGCGGGAATCTATCTCGCCGGGGCCTGCCAGGGGCCGAAGGACATCCCCGACACCGTCAGCCAGGCCAGCGCCGCCGCGGCCAAGGTGATGACCCTCTTTGCCAAGAATGAGCTGGAACGGGAGCCGATCGTCGCTAAGGTGAACGAGAAGAACTGCGTCGCCTGCCTCGCCTGCAAGAAGGTCTGCCCCTACGGCGCCGTGGAGGAAAAAGAGCTCCGTGACCGGCAGGGGAATCTGATCCGGGTAGTGGCCTACGTCAACCCCGGCGTCTGCGGCGGCTGCGGCACCTGCCAGGCGACCTGCCCGTCGAAGAGTGTGGAGCTGGATGGATATACCGATGAGCAGATCATGGCGATGATCGAATCATTGTAG
- a CDS encoding CoB--CoM heterodisulfide reductase iron-sulfur subunit B family protein: MTPARNQLIYSYYPGCSLHASAKEYDESTRGLFKALRIGLVEVPDWLCCGATPAHNVDELLSLSLCAKNLALAEEVPGDLAVACAACFSRLKVTQHKLADNDDKRRQVEYAIAGQVNLAKPVKHLLEILARDFGLDRLTEAVKKSLSGLKVACYYGCLLTRPPEVPQLDCTEAPTIMERVIGAVGAETVAWSHRLECCGANFTLSRPGVVLKLSSEILASAKAAGADCLMVACPLCHGNLDIRQKEIEEVTGERFDMPVFYMTQLLALAVGVAPNKLGLESMIVNPQPLLKKKGLL; the protein is encoded by the coding sequence GTGACCCCCGCCAGGAACCAGCTCATCTACTCCTATTACCCCGGCTGCTCCCTCCACGCCTCGGCCAAGGAATACGACGAATCGACCCGCGGGCTGTTCAAGGCGCTGCGGATCGGCCTCGTCGAGGTCCCCGACTGGCTCTGCTGCGGGGCGACCCCGGCCCACAACGTCGACGAGCTCCTCTCGCTGTCGCTCTGCGCCAAGAACCTCGCCCTGGCGGAAGAGGTACCGGGCGACCTGGCGGTGGCTTGCGCCGCCTGCTTCTCGCGCCTCAAGGTCACCCAGCACAAGCTCGCCGACAACGACGACAAGCGCCGCCAGGTGGAGTACGCCATCGCCGGGCAGGTCAATCTGGCCAAACCGGTCAAACACCTGCTGGAGATCCTCGCCCGCGACTTCGGTCTCGACCGGCTGACGGAAGCGGTCAAGAAATCGCTCAGCGGGCTCAAGGTTGCCTGCTACTACGGTTGCCTCCTCACCCGCCCCCCCGAGGTGCCGCAACTCGACTGTACCGAAGCGCCGACCATCATGGAGCGGGTGATCGGCGCCGTCGGCGCCGAAACCGTCGCCTGGAGCCACCGGCTCGAATGCTGCGGCGCCAACTTCACCCTCTCGCGCCCCGGAGTGGTGCTGAAACTTTCCAGCGAGATTCTCGCCTCGGCCAAGGCCGCCGGTGCCGACTGCCTGATGGTCGCCTGCCCGCTCTGCCACGGCAATCTCGACATCCGGCAGAAGGAGATCGAAGAGGTTACCGGCGAGCGGTTCGACATGCCGGTCTTCTACATGACCCAGTTGCTTGCCCTGGCCGTCGGAGTCGCCCCGAACAAACTCGGCCTTGAGAGCATGATCGTTAATCCGCAGCCGCTGTTGAAAAAGAAGGGGTTACTCTAG
- a CDS encoding 4Fe-4S dicluster domain-containing protein, which yields MKHSKMPLSTQTMNVDFVRKVEALSDSSVRRCFQCGKCSAGCPMRSFMEHPPNRIVRLLQLGQYERVLAGRSIWYCASCETCTTRCPNKVDLAAIMDALRKLSWDAQGPSKESYVQLANRLFLDNIRTYGRQYEMRLAAVFNVKSGQFLKDLMLGPKLITKGKLKMFHQKNKNIAEIEQIFKRIEELRRKGEAP from the coding sequence GTGAAACATTCGAAAATGCCCCTCTCCACCCAAACCATGAATGTCGATTTCGTGCGGAAGGTGGAGGCGCTGTCCGACAGCTCGGTCCGGCGCTGTTTCCAATGTGGCAAATGTTCGGCCGGCTGCCCGATGCGCAGCTTCATGGAGCATCCGCCGAACCGGATCGTCCGGCTCCTGCAGCTCGGCCAGTACGAGCGGGTGCTGGCGGGCCGCTCGATCTGGTACTGCGCCTCGTGCGAAACCTGCACCACCCGCTGCCCGAACAAGGTCGATCTGGCCGCAATCATGGACGCGCTGCGCAAGCTTTCCTGGGATGCCCAGGGGCCCTCGAAGGAGAGCTACGTCCAGCTGGCCAACCGGCTGTTTCTCGACAACATCCGCACCTACGGCCGGCAGTACGAGATGCGGCTGGCTGCCGTCTTCAACGTCAAGAGCGGCCAGTTCCTCAAGGACCTGATGCTCGGCCCGAAGCTGATCACCAAGGGGAAGCTGAAGATGTTCCACCAGAAGAATAAAAATATCGCCGAAATCGAGCAGATCTTCAAACGGATCGAGGAGCTGCGCCGGAAGGGAGAAGCGCCGTGA
- a CDS encoding ABC transporter ATP-binding protein, whose protein sequence is MYGYLKGNRRAYLFGALCLLGTNGCALLIPWLLKLAVEGLRQPATAHHAPVWYGGAIIVAALLQGGIRIFSRTTFLHAARRVEFAIREDLYGKLLTLDLPYFAGERTGDILSRFANDLTNVRMLLGFGVLNVINTTIIYGAALVLMGSINPFLTVCAVAPFPLMILAVKRISRRMFHHSKRAQEELARLSSQAEETISAAAVVRAYCREESAIDMLRETCRRYLASSMAMARLRGVMLPLMAATSALGTLIVLFLGGERVITGVMTLGDFVAFNGYLAMLVWPTVVMGWILNLLQRGAASMSRLNEVLQASPAIAETEGAGAPLPLGGAIELRKLSFGYDGPPVLNDLSLRVERGSRLGIVGPVGSGKSTLVRLLTRLYPVADGMLFIDGVDVNRLPLALLREAVGFVPQESFLFSRSIRDNITYGREGASSAEIEAAAELASLAAEVRRFPNGYETLVGERGVTLSGGQKQRVAIARALLKNPPILVLDDPLSAVDARTEAEILRGLAGYYGERTVIIVTHRLSAVRDCSTIVVLREGRIAEQGGHDELVARDGLYAAMWREQQLRAELAGL, encoded by the coding sequence TTGTATGGTTATCTGAAGGGGAATCGCCGGGCCTATCTCTTTGGCGCGCTCTGCCTGTTGGGGACTAATGGCTGTGCCCTGCTGATCCCCTGGCTGCTGAAGCTGGCGGTCGAAGGATTGCGCCAGCCGGCCACTGCCCACCATGCGCCGGTGTGGTACGGGGGGGCGATCATCGTTGCCGCCCTGCTGCAAGGGGGGATCCGGATCTTCTCCCGAACCACCTTTCTCCATGCCGCCCGGCGGGTCGAATTTGCGATTCGCGAGGACCTCTACGGCAAGCTGCTCACCCTTGATCTGCCGTACTTTGCCGGCGAGCGGACCGGCGATATCCTTTCCCGGTTTGCCAATGACCTGACCAACGTCCGGATGCTGCTCGGCTTCGGGGTGCTCAACGTCATCAATACGACGATCATTTACGGGGCGGCACTGGTGCTGATGGGGAGCATCAACCCCTTTCTCACTGTCTGTGCCGTGGCGCCATTCCCGTTGATGATCCTGGCGGTCAAGCGGATCTCCCGCCGGATGTTCCACCATTCGAAACGGGCGCAGGAAGAGCTGGCCCGCCTTTCCAGCCAGGCGGAGGAGACCATATCGGCGGCTGCAGTGGTCCGGGCCTACTGCCGCGAAGAGTCCGCCATCGACATGTTGCGGGAAACCTGCCGCCGCTACTTGGCGAGCAGTATGGCAATGGCTCGGCTGCGCGGGGTGATGCTCCCCCTGATGGCGGCCACCTCGGCCCTCGGGACGCTGATTGTCCTCTTTCTGGGGGGGGAGCGGGTGATTACCGGTGTAATGACCCTCGGCGATTTCGTGGCCTTCAACGGCTATCTTGCCATGCTCGTCTGGCCGACGGTGGTCATGGGGTGGATTCTCAATCTCCTGCAGCGAGGGGCTGCCTCGATGAGCCGGCTTAACGAGGTGCTGCAGGCTTCGCCCGCCATCGCCGAAACAGAAGGAGCAGGGGCGCCGCTGCCGCTCGGCGGAGCGATCGAGTTACGCAAGCTCTCCTTCGGCTACGATGGGCCACCGGTACTTAACGACCTGTCGCTGCGCGTCGAGCGGGGCTCCCGGTTGGGAATCGTCGGCCCGGTCGGCAGCGGCAAGTCGACCCTGGTGCGGCTGTTGACCCGGCTCTACCCGGTGGCGGACGGGATGCTGTTCATTGATGGGGTCGACGTGAACCGGCTGCCGCTTGCTCTCCTGCGGGAGGCGGTCGGCTTCGTCCCCCAGGAGAGTTTCCTCTTTTCCCGGTCGATCCGCGACAATATCACCTACGGCCGGGAAGGGGCCAGCTCGGCCGAGATCGAGGCGGCGGCCGAGCTGGCAAGCCTTGCTGCCGAGGTGCGGCGTTTTCCGAACGGTTACGAGACGCTGGTCGGCGAGCGGGGGGTGACCCTCTCCGGGGGGCAGAAGCAACGAGTCGCCATTGCGCGCGCCCTGCTCAAAAATCCGCCGATCCTCGTCCTCGATGATCCGCTGTCGGCGGTCGATGCCCGTACCGAGGCGGAGATCCTTCGCGGGTTGGCCGGCTATTACGGCGAACGGACCGTCATCATTGTTACCCACCGGTTGTCGGCGGTGCGGGATTGTTCGACAATCGTGGTGCTCAGGGAGGGGCGGATCGCCGAGCAGGGAGGGCATGACGAACTCGTTGCCCGGGACGGCCTGTATGCGGCGATGTGGCGGGAACAGCAACTCCGCGCCGAGCTGGCGGGATTGTAG
- a CDS encoding tyrosine-type recombinase/integrase → MPKRIVPLTDVQVRNAKPKEKDYKLPDGYGLYLLVTKTGGRLWRFNFIFDNKPNQLSLGTYPEITLAEARQRREDARKLLAHGISPGEARKAEKQSQTQETETFEAISLEWYNRQVPVWAATHAATVIARLKRDVFPHVGARPIAELKATDMLQVFRRIEAREKIETAHRVKSICGQVFRYAVATGRAERDCTADLRGTLTPVIPKHHAALTDPKDVAPFLRAIDDYSGSFIVKCALRLSALVFLRPGELRLAEWTEFDLDAGEWNVPIERMKLKKRLKESRKGEKHLVPLARQAIDVLKELHKVTGSGRYLFPSMNTTLKPISDATVNQAIRRMGYEKGEMTAHGFRAMARTILEEVLHVQPEIIEHQLAHVVRDSLGRAYNRTTHLAARKKMMQTWADYLDNLKSGAKVIHLPERASQH, encoded by the coding sequence ATGCCGAAGCGGATTGTACCACTCACCGATGTCCAGGTCAGAAACGCCAAACCAAAAGAAAAGGACTATAAGCTGCCAGACGGATATGGCCTTTATCTGCTCGTAACCAAGACCGGCGGAAGACTCTGGCGCTTCAACTTCATTTTTGATAATAAGCCGAATCAATTATCCCTCGGCACCTACCCTGAAATCACTCTCGCAGAAGCCCGCCAGCGGCGTGAAGACGCCCGTAAACTCCTTGCCCACGGAATAAGCCCTGGGGAAGCCCGCAAAGCGGAGAAACAATCGCAGACCCAAGAAACGGAGACCTTCGAGGCAATCTCCCTTGAATGGTACAACCGCCAGGTGCCGGTCTGGGCTGCCACCCATGCCGCAACAGTGATCGCTCGCCTGAAACGCGACGTGTTCCCCCATGTCGGCGCCAGACCGATTGCCGAACTGAAAGCGACCGACATGCTCCAGGTCTTTCGGCGTATCGAAGCGAGAGAGAAAATCGAAACCGCGCACCGGGTGAAATCCATCTGCGGCCAGGTGTTCCGCTATGCCGTCGCCACCGGCCGGGCCGAGCGCGACTGCACGGCCGACCTGCGAGGCACGCTGACACCGGTCATTCCCAAACACCATGCGGCCCTGACCGACCCGAAGGATGTTGCCCCCTTCCTGCGTGCCATCGATGATTACAGCGGCTCGTTCATCGTCAAATGCGCCTTGCGCCTGTCGGCTCTCGTTTTCCTCCGACCGGGTGAATTACGCCTGGCGGAATGGACGGAATTTGATCTCGATGCTGGCGAATGGAACGTGCCGATCGAGCGGATGAAACTCAAGAAACGCCTCAAGGAGTCGCGTAAAGGTGAAAAGCACCTTGTTCCGCTGGCACGGCAGGCCATAGATGTGCTGAAAGAGCTTCACAAGGTAACCGGCAGCGGCAGGTATCTCTTTCCGAGCATGAATACCACCCTGAAGCCGATCAGTGACGCTACCGTTAATCAGGCTATCCGGCGCATGGGATACGAAAAAGGCGAAATGACCGCCCATGGATTCAGGGCCATGGCCCGGACGATTCTTGAGGAGGTTCTGCACGTTCAGCCTGAGATCATCGAACACCAACTGGCTCATGTCGTCAGGGACTCGCTTGGACGGGCTTACAATCGCACAACCCACCTGGCGGCACGGAAGAAGATGATGCAGACGTGGGCCGATTATCTCGATAACCTGAAATCCGGGGCAAAAGTCATCCACCTGCCTGAGCGGGCTTCCCAGCACTGA
- a CDS encoding helix-turn-helix transcriptional regulator: protein MRSSSLPETGFLRLWQILGNTKTDPPTPPLLPISKSTWWVRVKSGEYPQPVKLGPRITAWRVEDIRSLIARDTQAE, encoded by the coding sequence ATGCGCAGCTCATCCCTGCCTGAAACCGGTTTTTTGCGCCTGTGGCAAATACTCGGCAATACAAAAACCGATCCCCCCACACCCCCTCTGCTGCCGATCTCCAAGAGTACCTGGTGGGTCCGAGTGAAATCCGGGGAATATCCTCAGCCGGTAAAACTCGGTCCCAGGATCACCGCCTGGCGGGTTGAGGACATCCGCTCACTGATCGCCCGCGACACGCAAGCCGAATAA